CCTACATTGCAATACCCCGTATTAATGCCGATCCTCATCTGAAAAGGTTTCTCATATCCCTGCTCAAGCCATATCTTCTTGAGATTCTCCATGCGCCGCTGCATTTCCACCGCCATACGCAAACAACAACGGGCGTCCTCCTCCACCCCCCGACTCTTGGGGTCACCGAAAAACATGAGCATGGCATCACCGATAAATTTATCTATAGTCGCTCCGTGTTTCAGGGCAATGAAAGACATTTCAGTAAAATACATATTCAACAGGGAAGTCAGATCTTCCGGCTGCAAATCCTCGGTTGTCTGGGTAAAATCTTTTATATCGCTGAAAAAGACCGTCAGCTTCTTCCGCTTGGTGGTCAAGCTTACGTCCTGTGCCCCGGAAAAGATTGACTCATAAACTTGAGGTGAAAGATACTTGGCCAGCTTCTGTGAAAGTTGCTCAAGCATATTTCCCTTTTCATCCAAAGAATAAGCAAGTTTGTTGAGCTTTTCCTCATTGCGGTCACTCATCTTAACCAACCGTTTGGTTGTTTTGAAGAGTTTTGCATAAGCCTTGTGGAGCTTCTTGAATTCTTTTGCTGCTCCCTCGTCGGCAATGGTGCCAGACTCAAGAATGGCCTTACCCCGCTCAAAAATGCGGACTTCTTTTTCAAAAAGATCAAAACCCATTCATCACTCCACCGGTTTCATAATGAAATTTGCAGCTTCAAGATCTTCCCCGAATTCTTCACCAAGCTCTTCCATATTATCGTCATCCGAAACATATACCCATTCGACATTGACGGTATTGCCTTCTTCGGCAGCTTCTTCAAGCATATCAAACAGACTCATAAGCACCTTGGCACTGGAGCTGTTAAAATAAATCAACTCAAAGCCAAAATTAACCGTCTGCCCTTCAAGCTCTTCAAAATAACTTTCCAGAGTTTTCAAGACACCGCCGTAAAATTCGGTCACATCTTCAGGGTACGATTCTCCCTTTATCCGAAAAGAATTCATTTTAAAATTCAAATCCAGTTCCGGTGACCGTTCAGTTGCTTCAATTTTGATATTTTCCATATCCATCACCCCTTAAATATACGCCTTGAGCGTAAAAAAAGAATGAACATCATTCACTTCTGCAAAATCAAAAGTAAATCCCTTCCTTGCCCGGCGCGCAATATCGATCAGCCCGACACCGGCCCCCTTGCTACCCTCGGGAGGATCACTGCGCAAAGTCTCTTTCCACAACTTCTTGAGCTCCTTCTTATCCATGCCCTGAATCTGGACGAGATTCGACTCCAATCGTTCCTTGTCTTCGGTTTTAATTATATTACCGCAAGTTATAAACACTCTATCATCCTTTTTACCTACTGTGATAACACCGTATCTAAGCTCGGTCATATCTCCTGTAGTCTCAATTTCAGCGGAGTAACGGATCACATTCTGGACCTGCTCCACAAACACAGAAAACACAGCCCTTGTAGTCTTGGAATCCTCCTCATCAATGGTCAGCTTCTGCTTGATGGCGTTGCCGATTCCCACCAGAATATCATCTGTAACGTACCCGCTGTAGCAAAAAATTATCCCTGTGTTCTGGAGATAATTACGAAAACTGTACATATCTTTAGCCAGCATGCAGTCCCCTGTCATGGAACTGACCGGAGGAAGATTTACTCCCATTACACCCATCCTTTGCTTAAATAATCCTGTTAAGAATAACTCTTAAATTCCAATATTACACCTTAAACCCGAAAGCCGAAACATCATCGCGCCGCTTTTCAGCCCCCTGATATTCAAGCAGCTCATCGTAAATAATATTTCCGTGACCACTCAGAGGCGAAGAACGCGCGGACTCCAGCAAAGCGCGAAATCTTTTCTTACCGAATCCACGTCCTTTAGGCCCCCCTATCTGATCGAAAATGCCGTCCGATCCCATATAAAAAAACATGTCATCACGAATATCTACCTTCTTGTTTGTCCAGACTGTATCCGCCGGAATACCGCGATAACCTATGCCCTTACGGTCTCCTTTAAGCTGCCTAACTCCTTCCTCATCACTGATGAAAAGAGGAAAACCGGCCCCGGCATATGTCAGTTGAGTCCTATTACCGGGCAGATAGCAGACGCCGAGTTCCAGCCCGTCATCCGAACACTCCCCCTCATCAATTGAACAACTGTTCTGGTTAAGGACCTCTTGTATGTGGCAATGCATGTTCTGAATCAAACCACCGCAATCCCCGGCTTCAACTTTATTCAGGCTGATATCGAGAGCTCCACTGGAAATCAGGGTCATGAAGGCTCCCGGAACCCCGTGTCCTGTGCAATCGGCAAGGATGAGCAGTGCTCCTTCTCCCCAATTGCGGGCCCAGTAAATATCACCGCCAACCACATCACGCGGTTCCCAAAGCACAAAACATTCAGACGAAATACTCTCAAGAAATGATTTTGCAGGCAAAATGGAACGCTGAATACGGCTGGCATAACGGATGCTGCTTGAAACCATGGACAAAGCTTCCTGAACACGGGCTTCGCTCCGTTCAAGATCCTTGTTTTTCTTTTCAAGACAACGCAGCAACTCCTCCCGCGACGGAAGCAGGAGCATTTCCCGGAGAGACCTTAGTTTTTCTGGGTCGGGAATCCTGCTTCCCAACGCCAACTCGCGGCAGAACTTGAAACATTTACCTTCGACACACTCCTCTGAAGAAACCTTGAAATAAGATTTCAGAGATGGCGGAATTACGGCATCACGGCTAAACTGAAATTCAACCTCGATAAAAATCCGGTAAGACTCCTCAACAAGCGAAAAAAATAATTTCACAGGCCAGTTTACAGCGGGCCTCACAACTTCGGAAAAAAGAGTAGCCAACTTCGACGCTTCAAGGGAATTAAACCCGAGTTCTCTACCAAGACGCAAAACTTTGCGGCACGATTCATTGAAAGAAGGCAGATCTGCTATTTCCAGAACTCCAAGCTCAACCATCACCCATACCTCACAACAAGACATGAACCATCATCATCGCCCTTGTAAAAATTGCTGAAAACCCTCCCGGCAATATCTTCGGCAGAACCGACCAGCAGCCCCGGACACTCAAATTCCTCAAAACTCTCCTTTATACCGTCCGAATAAAGCATGACCACATCCCCCGGACTGAGTGAAACGGATTTTTCTCGCAGAGTCGGCAGATGATAACCAACCACTCCATCCGACGGAACAAAGCGAAAATTTTCAATGCCTCCAAAAACCCTAGTACAAATATTGCCTACACCGATGTAGTCCATGCGCCCCGTATTAAGATTCAAGCGGCACAAGGCAGCAACCGCTCCCCGCGTACCGACCAATGCCTCATGCATCCCTTGCATCATTTCAGTCAATTCAAGAGCATCGTTGCTCTCAAGATAGTGTCTGGCCGCATTGGAAGCTATATTGGCCGGACGGCCATGCCCCAACCCGTCAATCAACGCAAAAAAACAACTCCGGTTTTCCTGTCGGACATATCCGGCATCACCGCACTCATCCTCATGGATAAGCAGGCTTTTTTTTATCAAATGGCAGTCAACCGAATTCAAGCCTACCTCCACTTCCGGGCCACACATCGTGTTCCGCATTCTTCCGAAGATTCAATCACAAACTCATCCATAATCCGCCTTACCCCCGGCAACCCCAGTCCAAGACTTTGTGCTGTGCTGTAGCTGTCGGTCAAAGCCTGATCAATATCCGCAATGCCGGGGCCGGAATCAACAGCCTCCACTTCAATCCCTTCTCCCTTACAATTGCTGATATGCCGGAGAATCAAGACTCCGCCACCGCCATAACGAACCGCATTGGTGGATAATTCAGAAACCGCGGTGGCTATAAGGCTCTGCTCTACCTCGGTAAAACCGATTCTCTCAGCCATATGGCGGGCCGCGCTGAGGGCAAGGACATTGTCCGATATATCGGTAAGTTCTACCTCTTCCTGTTCAAGAACAAGCCTGCTCATTTAAAATCCTCATCCTCTCCGCTTTCAGTCGATTCAAACAGTTCTTCAGAATCCATATCCTGTTCACCATCGCCATCGTCTTCCGGATCATCAGGAACATCCATGGCCCGAAACAAACTAAGCCCATCTTCCATTGTACAGGCGCAGGTCAGCCCATCCATATCCACATCAAGATCAATCAAAGCCGAAACTACACCCGGTTGGAAGCCCACAAAAACAACCTCAGCCCCGAGCAATCCAATCATCCGCGCGCAATCGGTAATTGCTGTATATCCACTGCTATCCAAAATCTCCCTGCTGGAGACATCCATAAGCACTCTTTTCACAGACCGTGAACAAACCTGTTCCAGAACATTACGCCTGAAACCTTCCAGAACAGACTCCTCAAGCTCCGCAGGCACGGGAGCAATGAGACAGCCGTCAACGATCTGTATCTCATGAAAATCACGCATAAAAACTACTTTGCTGTGCTGACATCAAAATGAAGCTGTTCAAAAGCATCAGCCAAAGCATCTTTAAGTGTTGAGCTTGTCTCAATATCACCGAGGTCAATACCAAGCTGAACAATAGTTTCGGCAACAGCCGGAGAAATACCGGATATAAGGCATTTACAGCCCATAAGTTTGGTGGCCTTGGTAATCTTGATCAGATGGTTGGCTACTGCGGTATCAACTGCGGCAACGCCTTGAATATCAAGAATGATAATTTTGGAAGCTGTTTCTTTGATCTTGGAAAGCATGGCCTGCATCATCTGCTGAGCGCGGAAGGAATCCACAACACCTACCAGCGGCAAAACGATAATCCCCTCCCAGAGGCTGATGGCTGGGGTAGAAATCTCAAGGATGGTCTTACTCTGCTCCTGCAACTTACGCTCATCCCGGACCTGACGGGTAATATCAACGATATATTCCAGACCGCCGATAATGTTACCTTCATCATCACGCAAAGGAGCAGCTGTATATTCAATAGGGATGGTGCGCTGGCCTATGCGCACCTCGTTACGCGCGGTGCAGGTCGTTTGTTTTGCAATTGCCTGCTTCACCCGGCATTCATCGGATTTGCAATGAGCCGAATTGAAAAGGTCATAACACTTCTGACCTTTGACCTCTTCCCAACCTTTCCCCAAAAGCTTCAGGCCGGTTTCATTTAGGTAAATCAACTCATAATCATTATTAACAGCCATAACCGGAGTCGGCACCTGCCCCAAAATAGAAACCGCAAAATCTGCTCCAGACATACTTATCCCCCCTTATGTTTATAACATTCACAAATGTATCTAAAACTATAACAAAATAACACAGCCACTTACTAATTGTAAGTACTAATTAATAAAAACCATCACTTATACCCAGCAACAGTCGCTATAACATAAATCAACTACCTACACATCTACAAAGAACTTGCATTTATCCCATCCATAAGGCACTCAAGCCGCGGTGTCGGTCATTTATAACTTCCGCAACTATCCAATCCGACACTTAATCCATACAACCATAAACATCTCACCTCGAGGCCAAGCACCATGGACAAGCATCCCAAGGACTGGCGATTTGCGCAGGCCAACAAAGAAGCCCTGCTCACTTTGGGGGCCTACGCCCTTTACTTTATCTGGTGGTACGTCTGTGCTTACGGCATGGGCAGCGGCGACCCAGAACAGTATAAATATGTATTCGGACTACCTGAGTGGTTTTTCTACAGCTGTATTGTGGGATACCCGTTGATCACAATCCTGCTCTGGGCATTGGTTCGGTTTAAATTTAAAGATATGCCCCTTGATGAAGAACTAGACGAAATCAATGAGGAGAAGCTGTCATGAGCAACACCATGATGACCGTCATCCCGGTAGTGATCTATCTGGCAATGTCATTCGGCGTGGCTCTCTGGGCACGAAAAAAAGCCGAATCCACCCAATCCTCCAAGGGATTCCTCGAAGATTATTTCATCGGTGGCCGCTCCATGGGCGGCATGGTTCTGGCTATGACCATCATCGCCAGCTACACCAGTGCCAGTAGTTTTGTGGGCGGTCCCGGTGTGGCTTATAAGCTGGGCCTCAGCTGGGTACTGCTGGCCATGATTCAGGTCCCGACAACTTTCCTGACCCTCGGAATCCTCGGCAAACGGTTCGCCATCATGGCCCGCCGCACCGATTCGGTAACAATCACCGACTTCCTGCGCGCCCGCTACAAAAGTGACGCAGTGGTCATCCTCTGCTCCGTGGCCCTGATCGTGTTTTTCATGGCTGCAATGCTGGCCCAGTTTATCGGCGGAGCAAGACTTTTTCAGACCGTGACCGGATATCCTTATATTGTAGGGCTCGTACTTTTCGGGGTTAGCGTGGTCCTTTATACCGCCATCGGTGGATTCCGGGCGGTGGTGCTTACTGACGCCATTCAGGGCATTGTCATGGTTGTGGCTGTAGTGGTTATCCTGCTGGCGGTCATCAATGCCGGCGGAGGCATGGAGAACTGCATCCAATCCCTCAAAGCCATTGATCCCGGCCTGATCACCCCCACCGGACCAAAAGACGCAGTACCGCAACCCTTTGTTCTTTCATTCTGGGTGCTGGTCGGTATCGGCATTCTCGGGCTGCCCCAGACCACCCAGCGTTGTATGGGCTATCGCGATTCAAAAGCCATGCATGATGCCATGATCATCGGAACCCTACTTATCGGTTTCATGATCCTCTGCGCCCACCTTGCCGGAAGCCTCGGACGTGCGATCCTTCCCGATCTCCCTGCCGGAGACCTTGCCATGCCTTCGCTCATCGTAGAGCTGCTTTCCCCGGTCTGGGCCGGAATATTCATTGCCGGACCGCTGGCAGCCATCATGTCCACTGTAGATTCCATGCTGCTGCTGGTTTCTGCCGCTATTATCAAAGATCTCTATATCCATTACCGTCTGGATGGTGATGCCTCACGCATGACTCTGGTCAGCATCAAAAAAATGAGTCTGATCTGCACTGTGGTTGTAGGATTGATGGTTTTTATCGCAGCCATCCAGCCCCCGGACCTGCTGGTCTGGATCAACCTTTTCGCTTTCGGCGGACTTGAAGCAGCCTTCCTTTGCCCCATTGTCATCGGGCTGTACTGGGATAAAGCCAACGCCACCGGAGCCATATCATCCATTATCATCGGTGTGGGAACCTTCATCGTGCTGACCATCATGAAGCCTGCCATGGGCGGAGTACATGCCATTGTACCGACCACTCTGGCTTCCCTGACCGCTTTTGTGCTCGGCTCATATGCCGGGCTAGCCAAAACAGGGAACGGGCAGACGACCGCATAAATAAACCGCAACTCACATATCCATCCTCCCGCAACAGGGTCGACATGTTTTCGTAACAAAAATCACGTAATTGCATACAGCTGAATACGTTTTAAGAAAACTGCCACCGAATATAAACCCGCCGCACAGGAGTAAAGAATATGGATATGCATCATCCCCTGAAAGTATACGAAGAGGAACTTGCCGACCTTCAAGGACTTGTCCTTGAGCTCGGAAATCTGGCCCTGGACCAGCTGAACAAGGCCATTAAAACTTTCGAGGAAAATGATCCCGAGAAAGCGGAAGCGATCATTAGAAGGGATGAACAGGTTAATGATCTGGAACGCGAAGTGGACAAAGCTTCGCTGATGATCATCACCAAGATGGAGCCTAAAGCCGAAGATCTGCGTTATGTGCTGACCGCAAGCAAGATCGCATCTGACCTTGAACGCATTGCCGACTACGCCAAAAGCATTGCCAAGAAAGGCAAACGCGGGTTTGCCGAAGAACACACACAACATCTGGGATATGTCCAGCACATGGGACAGGAACTGAATGCCATGCTCGCATCCATCCTTGAAGCATTCAAGGACCTGAGCGTGGAAAAGGCCCTCGATGTCTGGCACAGCGACAGCAACGTGGATGCCCTGTTCAAGGAAGGTGTATCCGGCATGAAAAATTGCGTGGAGACTGAAGACTTAGAGGGGAAGGGATTCATCTCCCTGCTCTTCACCATGCGCTGCCTTGAGCGTGTCGGCGACCACATCACCAACATTGCCGAGCATATCTATTTTATTAAATACGCTGAGTTTTTTGGCGGGAAGAAATAGAGCTTAAATACAGAAATATGAAAAGGGTGGAAACGCTGCTGTGCTTTCACCCTTTTTTTGATTTCAATGATGAAGCTGATTAATAATAAAGATCAACCACTTCCTTGATCATTTCCTCATCCTTATAATCTTCTGAATTCCTAACCGAATCCATGAAAACATGCGAAGCTTCAGTGTCCATATCCCCGATGGCCTTGAGAGCCATAAATTTCTGGGTGTTCTCGTGTTCGCGGTAATACTGAATCAGGAACGGTAATTGTTCCTCTGCCTGCAACATGCCCAAAGCACTTACCGCGCAAGACTGAACCATGGTGTCATCGTGTTTAGTAAGCTCCATTAAAGGAACAATAGCTTTCGGGTTGTTGGTGTAACCAAGCTCAAGCACCTTCATGTAAACATAATCATTGTCATATTCTGCCTGAATTTCACGGTTAAGACGTTCGACTTCCGCATCAGGAGCAACGTATTTCATCACATGTCTGTTGACCTTGGAGGCGACCTCTTTGACCATCAGGCTGATCGGAATATTGTAGCAGGGGTGCTCTACTTCCCGGAAAGCCCAGATGGGAACCTTTCCGTTTTTAAAATAGCTTGTAATACGATGCTTCTGATCTCCCTCATATAAATCAGCACTGAAAGTCATAAAGGTAAAATACGGCGAAAATCCACTGCTGCGTTGGTTTCGGATACGGTATTTGCGAATCTCAAGATTTAAAGGATGTGCTGCCGCACCGTCCTTTCCAATATGAACACCACGCATCTTCAACTCTTTTTCAAGGTGATTTTTCAAGAACACGACTTCATTATTAATATCAAGATAGGCAGTAATGGTGCCTACTGAGAACTGTCTGTCTTCTCCACTACGCACATCTTCAAGAGTAAAAACAACTTCCTCTTCAGCAGGAGCTGAATAATCCACGCTGGACGGAGCAGGGGGAGCCACATTAAAAGATTTCGAACAACCTCCGAGCATCACAAGCGACAGAGCGAGAAATAAAAATGAACTTCTTAACCTCATAATTTCAACTTCCTTTATTGCATATTGTTTGAATATAAAATCGGCGTAATCATTATTCCATGTGTGCTTTAAACTCAAGATAAATGTAACGCTATTCTAAACCAAAAAAGGAGTGAAACGCTAATGCATTTCACTCCTATTTGAACTTTAAATTGCTGGGAAGAGCTATTCTTCTTCACCCGTCCCTGCGCTGAACGACTCTTCTAGGTTCCGCAGATCATCTTTGGCTTTTGCTTCATTATATTTGGCTTGGGCTATACTTGCTTTGGCCGTTGCTTTTGCGGACTCACTCTGTAGTTTTTTAGTTTCACCGAATGTTCCGACAACTGATGCTGCTTCTCCAAGCCCTGAAATCGAAGAAGCTTCGGGGACAGCCTTATCAACACTCACGGTTTTAAGAGCACCGCTTTCGCCATAGTATGTTGCTGCCAATCCGGACTGAGAACCAGTTACGGTGCGGGGCAGAAATGCGACCAGCCCACGCTGGGCAATCATTAACTCTTCACTTTTTAAAATATTGTCATTGGCGGAGATAGAGACAAGTGCCATGCCCGGAATACGGTAAGCCAAACCGCATGGAGGCGATGAGCACAGATTTGCAGTGCTGGGGTTACAGGTTTTGTCCTTGCCTGCCAGAACACATAATGCCGAGGACAGATCCTTCAACTTATCCACGCTTCCATCCAAGGCCGGATCTACCTTCAAAGCTACATGCGTTACGCCCTCTGCACTGCTGGGTGCTGCCTGATATACTTTTTTATCAAACCTAAGCCGTTTATCACTAGAATACACAATTCCACTATCGTAATAATCAAACAGGTCAATATGTTCCATACCGTCACTGGCAAGAGACCCTGGACTGAACTTAACAGTAAATGTTTTAGAAGTTTTAGTCTCACTGCCAATAAAAGAGGATTTATACTCATTAATACGCGCTATATAATTTGCCTTGGCAATGCCATACATTTCTTTACTGATGACTGCCTGCTGGGCCTTAGAAAAAGTCAAAAATTTTCCATATTCCGTCAATTCAGCGTTGTACTTCTTGTACTCTGCAAGGGCTTGTCTGAAAATCAATGAATACCCGCTTAACCCTCCGGATTTTGCCACACTTCCCAGACCGAAAAAACTGCCTGCAATGGATGCTGTGGCTTTGAGTCCGGCAACAGCATAATCAAGACTTTTATCAGTAGTTGTCATTGCCGCATCTGAAATCATGCCGTACTCGGCAAGAGTCATCTTTAAACTATTTGCAGTGAAGGAATCATCATCAACCTCCACATAAAACTGATTTTCAGTATCCGGCTCCACTGAGGTAACAATCGATATATCTGATACTTTATAATCGACATTCGGCTTCTGCACGGCTTTTTTATAAGTCAAAAGAGCTTTTAAACCCATGCAATTATTTATAACATCTATATTTGATTCCACACCTTTAAATTTGCCTATATACTTGTCACATTCTTTTATTATTTCAGTTCGGTTAGCCCAGAAGGCTCCCGGTTTCCTATCAATCTTCTGTACAGTGACAGCAACATTCAACACCGTTTTAGGCAATGAATAAAAAAAACCCTGCGATTTATCTTCAGCCATTTTCTTTACTAAATCACCATCATTTACAAGAGTCTTAACAGGATAGACATTGACTGTAGTCGTGGTACACCCAGCTAAAAGCAACAGGAAACTAATTACAAATAGCGTTTTTTTAAACATGTTATCCTCCGGTTAAATATGTTCATAGGTTATGCGGTCTATGGCCACAGCTTCGACAACAACTCCCTGTGAAATCACAGAGTAAGGTAGCCACCAACAGCCTTTGTCTGCGAACTCATTTCCTCTTGAATCCAAGACCTTAAAAGCCTGCATGGATTCATCCATACCAACCACAGCAACAGCGTGTCCCCTGCTGAGACTCAAATTTTCAGGTTCCGGCCTGTACACGGCGTAGGTCTCATTCAACTGATCATATGCTTCACCAACCAGCACTCCTATTGCAATCGGGTGATTCTTGCGCAGGGCTTCTTTCCACTCCTCTACAGCCCGACTCGTTGAATATGAAAGCTCGTAGTACCCGTACCTGCTTCCATAATCTCCCCAGTTACTATATACTATCTGATATTTAAGGGCTTCCCGGTCTGCTTCTCCAGAAGGAATTCTACGGGCTGCTTCAATTGTGACCGGAGCAGGAGTGTCGTGAAATTCGCGAGGAGCCACACCGTCATTTATTGCAGAACTAATTGCATCTTGAAGGCTCAGCTTGGTCTTCACCGAGCCGTAGCCTCTGGCTTTGTAATAATTATATAAAGGGGAAAGCTCTACATAAGCTCCATCCTGAGCATCCAGTATTTCCATGCAGGTAACAACAGCCATACTTGCACAGCAAAAAGCCTGATCGCCTTGATCCCGCACATGCATGGGAAGACCGAGAGACTTGGTTTCAAGCCTGATTTTACGAGAACGACTAAAAGAAGTGCCGGGCATATTCCCTCCTTCGTCTAAAAAGTCCTTTACAACGCTCCTCAAAGTTTCATGATTACCAATATCACCAATAAGCCTATTCCGCAAAATATATTAATATAAATTAATCAATTATTTTCAAGCGCGCCGATATGCCCTTTTCTTTTTCTCTTTACACAACCAAAGCTTTTGAATAACCTCTTTTGCTGCTGGGGGTGCCTTTATGGCTGAGATGGCGTTTTCGCCTGTCCCTTTGAACCTGATGCGGGTAATCCCGCCGTAGGGAAGCATAAATAGATTCATATCCTCAAGATCTTATCTATTCTTGCGC
This Desulfovibrio sp. JC022 DNA region includes the following protein-coding sequences:
- a CDS encoding adenylate/guanylate cyclase domain-containing protein: MGFDLFEKEVRIFERGKAILESGTIADEGAAKEFKKLHKAYAKLFKTTKRLVKMSDRNEEKLNKLAYSLDEKGNMLEQLSQKLAKYLSPQVYESIFSGAQDVSLTTKRKKLTVFFSDIKDFTQTTEDLQPEDLTSLLNMYFTEMSFIALKHGATIDKFIGDAMLMFFGDPKSRGVEEDARCCLRMAVEMQRRMENLKKIWLEQGYEKPFQMRIGINTGYCNVGNFGSEDRMDYTIIGGEVNLAARLESSCDPGGILMSYETYALVKDLVETEEREPIRVKGIRREVKPFSVLNVNDDSCAGEKVFRQSCDGFNFFLNQEKLSGQDREKVRLELMNALDSLGGGS
- a CDS encoding DUF1987 domain-containing protein, which translates into the protein MENIKIEATERSPELDLNFKMNSFRIKGESYPEDVTEFYGGVLKTLESYFEELEGQTVNFGFELIYFNSSSAKVLMSLFDMLEEAAEEGNTVNVEWVYVSDDDNMEELGEEFGEDLEAANFIMKPVE
- a CDS encoding SiaB family protein kinase; the protein is MGVNLPPVSSMTGDCMLAKDMYSFRNYLQNTGIIFCYSGYVTDDILVGIGNAIKQKLTIDEEDSKTTRAVFSVFVEQVQNVIRYSAEIETTGDMTELRYGVITVGKKDDRVFITCGNIIKTEDKERLESNLVQIQGMDKKELKKLWKETLRSDPPEGSKGAGVGLIDIARRARKGFTFDFAEVNDVHSFFTLKAYI
- a CDS encoding SpoIIE family protein phosphatase, with the protein product MVELGVLEIADLPSFNESCRKVLRLGRELGFNSLEASKLATLFSEVVRPAVNWPVKLFFSLVEESYRIFIEVEFQFSRDAVIPPSLKSYFKVSSEECVEGKCFKFCRELALGSRIPDPEKLRSLREMLLLPSREELLRCLEKKNKDLERSEARVQEALSMVSSSIRYASRIQRSILPAKSFLESISSECFVLWEPRDVVGGDIYWARNWGEGALLILADCTGHGVPGAFMTLISSGALDISLNKVEAGDCGGLIQNMHCHIQEVLNQNSCSIDEGECSDDGLELGVCYLPGNRTQLTYAGAGFPLFISDEEGVRQLKGDRKGIGYRGIPADTVWTNKKVDIRDDMFFYMGSDGIFDQIGGPKGRGFGKKRFRALLESARSSPLSGHGNIIYDELLEYQGAEKRRDDVSAFGFKV
- a CDS encoding SpoIIE family protein phosphatase, with translation MNSVDCHLIKKSLLIHEDECGDAGYVRQENRSCFFALIDGLGHGRPANIASNAARHYLESNDALELTEMMQGMHEALVGTRGAVAALCRLNLNTGRMDYIGVGNICTRVFGGIENFRFVPSDGVVGYHLPTLREKSVSLSPGDVVMLYSDGIKESFEEFECPGLLVGSAEDIAGRVFSNFYKGDDDGSCLVVRYG
- a CDS encoding anti-sigma regulatory factor, whose amino-acid sequence is MSRLVLEQEEVELTDISDNVLALSAARHMAERIGFTEVEQSLIATAVSELSTNAVRYGGGGVLILRHISNCKGEGIEVEAVDSGPGIADIDQALTDSYSTAQSLGLGLPGVRRIMDEFVIESSEECGTRCVARKWR
- a CDS encoding STAS domain-containing protein, producing the protein MRDFHEIQIVDGCLIAPVPAELEESVLEGFRRNVLEQVCSRSVKRVLMDVSSREILDSSGYTAITDCARMIGLLGAEVVFVGFQPGVVSALIDLDVDMDGLTCACTMEDGLSLFRAMDVPDDPEDDGDGEQDMDSEELFESTESGEDEDFK
- a CDS encoding STAS domain-containing protein encodes the protein MSGADFAVSILGQVPTPVMAVNNDYELIYLNETGLKLLGKGWEEVKGQKCYDLFNSAHCKSDECRVKQAIAKQTTCTARNEVRIGQRTIPIEYTAAPLRDDEGNIIGGLEYIVDITRQVRDERKLQEQSKTILEISTPAISLWEGIIVLPLVGVVDSFRAQQMMQAMLSKIKETASKIIILDIQGVAAVDTAVANHLIKITKATKLMGCKCLISGISPAVAETIVQLGIDLGDIETSSTLKDALADAFEQLHFDVSTAK
- a CDS encoding YhdT family protein, coding for MDKHPKDWRFAQANKEALLTLGAYALYFIWWYVCAYGMGSGDPEQYKYVFGLPEWFFYSCIVGYPLITILLWALVRFKFKDMPLDEELDEINEEKLS
- the panF gene encoding sodium/pantothenate symporter codes for the protein MSNTMMTVIPVVIYLAMSFGVALWARKKAESTQSSKGFLEDYFIGGRSMGGMVLAMTIIASYTSASSFVGGPGVAYKLGLSWVLLAMIQVPTTFLTLGILGKRFAIMARRTDSVTITDFLRARYKSDAVVILCSVALIVFFMAAMLAQFIGGARLFQTVTGYPYIVGLVLFGVSVVLYTAIGGFRAVVLTDAIQGIVMVVAVVVILLAVINAGGGMENCIQSLKAIDPGLITPTGPKDAVPQPFVLSFWVLVGIGILGLPQTTQRCMGYRDSKAMHDAMIIGTLLIGFMILCAHLAGSLGRAILPDLPAGDLAMPSLIVELLSPVWAGIFIAGPLAAIMSTVDSMLLLVSAAIIKDLYIHYRLDGDASRMTLVSIKKMSLICTVVVGLMVFIAAIQPPDLLVWINLFAFGGLEAAFLCPIVIGLYWDKANATGAISSIIIGVGTFIVLTIMKPAMGGVHAIVPTTLASLTAFVLGSYAGLAKTGNGQTTA
- the phoU gene encoding phosphate signaling complex protein PhoU, yielding MDMHHPLKVYEEELADLQGLVLELGNLALDQLNKAIKTFEENDPEKAEAIIRRDEQVNDLEREVDKASLMIITKMEPKAEDLRYVLTASKIASDLERIADYAKSIAKKGKRGFAEEHTQHLGYVQHMGQELNAMLASILEAFKDLSVEKALDVWHSDSNVDALFKEGVSGMKNCVETEDLEGKGFISLLFTMRCLERVGDHITNIAEHIYFIKYAEFFGGKK
- a CDS encoding HEAT repeat domain-containing protein, producing the protein MRLRSSFLFLALSLVMLGGCSKSFNVAPPAPSSVDYSAPAEEEVVFTLEDVRSGEDRQFSVGTITAYLDINNEVVFLKNHLEKELKMRGVHIGKDGAAAHPLNLEIRKYRIRNQRSSGFSPYFTFMTFSADLYEGDQKHRITSYFKNGKVPIWAFREVEHPCYNIPISLMVKEVASKVNRHVMKYVAPDAEVERLNREIQAEYDNDYVYMKVLELGYTNNPKAIVPLMELTKHDDTMVQSCAVSALGMLQAEEQLPFLIQYYREHENTQKFMALKAIGDMDTEASHVFMDSVRNSEDYKDEEMIKEVVDLYY